attaattttttatttatgacTTTTTAAAGGTAACTAAATATTTTCTAAATCAATACTTAAACTCTGATTGacaaaaaaatgatttttatGATAAATATTGTTATCGTTACCTTAATACAATTTAGTTATCTTACAAAAAgtcataaataaaaaatcaattttttgtCAATCAGAgtttaattattgatttaaaaatatttagttatcttttttctttcttcatcaAGATTATTCAGTTACCTTACATGAATCTAATACCCGTAAAATTTAGTAATTTACTTATAATTGTcgtaaataatttaatttttctatCCTCTTATTTAAGAATTGCGTTTgtcaaatataatttattaataataataCCAAATGATTCGTAGAATTGATTATATAAGTAGAATTGACCCTTCTAACAACAATGGAGAGTAATTATGAAATTTACTATTACTGATTTGGAGATAAGAGTTCAACCCATCTTCTCCGGAAGtaaatttgccgaccaccTTTTATTTGTCCACCTTGTGCCCACCCTTCTAATTAAACTCATGACATGTATCTTTTATCAACTCAAAGttagataataattgagcaattggacatatgacatgagtttagaagGGTGGGCACAAGATGGGCAAATAAAAGGTGATCGGCAAATTTGTTTCTCATATTCTCCTatatctcttcttttttctgtaTTTTATTCTCAAGTAATTAAGATTTGCTTCTCTTAGCGTCTCATTTATCTGGTctaaaaaaggaaaattatTATCTTATTTGGTCAAATTTTCATTGTCTCTTACGCCCTTTTAGCAAATTTTCCTAATCAATCACTAATTGTTACCTCATCTATATATAGTATATGTCtatgtatataatttgttTTGTCCTGCTCCATGTAGTCGATAAAGTTTCAGATACTTGAAAACATGAAATTATACAAGATATTAAATAAATCGAACAAATTGTAAGAGAAAAGCAACAAAACGATTAGCACCATCTGAAAAGCATAGTTTAGTAGTGTTAATTTTTTGACTCTCCTAGTTGCGATTTTTGGCCACGCCACTACATACCACATATGATTGAGGCACCAATTGAGACAAAACAAATTTCCATATAGAGATCGAGTAGGGCTAGTTCTTTTACTATTAATTAATTCCAGCATTTCTACTCTTTAAGGTACTACCGTTCTAATTCGCCACATTTCGTAAATACGTAGTCAACCAATTTCgtcaagatatatatatatatatatatatatatatatatatatataattgattagAAGGAGTATAAGTTGGCTTTCCTAAACATAAGATGATAAGATTAACTTAGTCGGTGATTAAGTAAGTGCTGACCTTTCTCGTCAACCGTAAGTTGCTAAATTTAGTCACCTAGAGCAGACTCTTCATTGAATAGTAAAAAAGATTGATCATAATGGAGCAAAGAATTGTTAATCGATCTTCTAAACCATGCATCTGGTCTGATCTAGTTCTGTATAGCAAGAGGCTAATTAATTGGTATGtcaaattttgttaatattataCTTTGAATCTCAGATGGCCATGGAGTAAAATATGTACATTGTGAGATCGACCTTCTTCTTCAAAGTTGAAACACATAatcaaatagaaaaataaTGGCACTCCACTTTGCATCATTTTGTAGTTTAATATCAAAGTGAATTGTATTAGAAGTTCTATCAGAAGCTGTGCGCGTGAGGCACTAGTGTTCTTGGTGGATAAGTCAAAGAGTCAAACTCCAAATCTATAATATATTGATAATGTATCCCGCAGAAATCTTAGTATCAATTCTTTATCAACTATTTTCGATCTATCAAGGAGTCTTGACCGCGTTCTTTCACACGCTCACCGTTTTATTCTTAGTCCGATCCTTTTCTCAAATCTTGCCTTTATATAACCCTTCCTCGTTTCTCATCCAGTTCATTCCCTAATCCTAAACATCCCTAATACAATTCGTAtcaaatttctctctctctctctctctctcgctctctctcaACAGTCTACATACAGACAGATATGGATGCTGATAAGTACTTACTGAGAGGTTATACCTCATTATCTGTTACTCATGATCAGTTACCCAGAAGTGAACCAGAAGAAGATTTGCGAAAAGGGCCATGGACAGTTGGGGAAGACTCAATTCTCATGGAGTATATCAACATTCACGGTGAGGGCCGATGGAATTTACTGGTAGGGAACTCGGGACTGAAACGAAGTGGCAAAAGCTGCAGACTGAGATGGTTGAACTACTTGCGCCCAAATGTTCGACGTGGAAATATCACCCTCCAAGAACAGCTTCTGATTCTTCAACTTCATTCTCGCTGGGGCAATAGGTACGTATATGTTGTTGCATGCGATCTCTTTCGCATTGTAGCTTCAACCCTAATTAACCGGGTATAAGCTCACATCtaattcatttaatttgctcaTAAATAATTATACGAATACGTACACGCGCGTGCACCAGTCTAACTTCTTAAAATTTACGTTAAGTACGTTAATTTGAAAGCTAGCTAATGAAATTGATGATTCAGGTGGTCGAAGATAGCGGAGTACTTGCCGGGAAGAACAGACAATGAGATCAAGAACTACTGGAGAACAAGGGTCCAGAAGCAAGCAAAGCAGCTCAACTGTGACGTAAACAGCAAGCGATTCCAGGAAGCCATGCGTTACGTTTGGATTCCACGCTTAATGGAACGGATCCAGTCTTCAATAGATTCTACTGTGGTATCGGGTCAAACCACCGCCACGGCCACTGCCACTGCCTCTGCATTTACGCCACCAGATGGATACTGCTTCTCTGACCAAAGTAATACAGCGGCGGCTGGGTCTTC
This genomic interval from Argentina anserina chromosome 1, drPotAnse1.1, whole genome shotgun sequence contains the following:
- the LOC126785963 gene encoding transcription factor JAMYB-like, which codes for MDADKYLLRGYTSLSVTHDQLPRSEPEEDLRKGPWTVGEDSILMEYINIHGEGRWNLLVGNSGLKRSGKSCRLRWLNYLRPNVRRGNITLQEQLLILQLHSRWGNRWSKIAEYLPGRTDNEIKNYWRTRVQKQAKQLNCDVNSKRFQEAMRYVWIPRLMERIQSSIDSTVVSGQTTATATATASAFTPPDGYCFSDQSNTAAAGSSQNYLPVASGASSSSTEFNILQPTRTKVSELDYYPTTGEYCSSTYGSGNSGCYQDGSQFQGSDQIESSNSWSAPGGDLEENLWNEENIWFLQQQLNND